In Pyrus communis chromosome 1, drPyrComm1.1, whole genome shotgun sequence, the following are encoded in one genomic region:
- the LOC137711402 gene encoding uncharacterized protein translates to MPTFTVIALDRLLEPGASSKSADMSSLPNSNSKPLSSSMPVPDSKLERRNSTSVVEKRPHRPQIRPALYATPEATPLPDSPTSFPPSPYIINHKRRGPRLMKSYSEQDVSLHQKAGGGEKLNGDVNRAEAKAAKLNGNVSNAEAKVANSPIDDLNTFTFQKPVEVHHSNGVHHFVSSNGQLRGSNVELGSSSEHEDNFYVSNKRSSNVELSNGSAREDDLLKQVAMSPGRDSEREDFVDPKDSMSVSSYNTDGEGNFGAERSAQTSTPTGEFYDAWDELSSESGQGQQLSVSDLEVELREMRLSLIMEIEKRKQVEESLNNMRRQRQRIREQLSLVGFTLPEDPTVASGHEQLGSDPAEDLCQQVYLARFVSNTIGRGLIRAEMEMEMEAQVESKNFEIARLMDKLRNYEAMNQEMVQRNQDVLEMARRDRERRERRQRWVWGSIATALTLGTAALAYSYIPSSRGSPGFDSEVPERSDAGK, encoded by the exons ATGCCGACTTTCACTGTCATAGCTTTAGATAGGTTGTTAGAACCTGGAGCTTCTTCCAAATCTGCTGACATGTCATCTCTTCCAAATTCCAATTCGAAGCCTCTTTCGAGTTCAATGCCGGTTCCTGACTCCAAGCTGGAGAGGAGGAACAGCACCTCCGTTGTGGAGAAGAGGCCTCATCGACCTCAGATTAGGCCGGCCCTCTATGCTACTCCGGAGGCCACACCGCTCCCGGATTCGCCCACTTCATTTCCTCCCTCGCCTTACATCATCAACCACAAGCGCCGTGGTCCAAGGCTTATGAAGAGTTACTCGGAGCAGGATGTGTCCTTGCACCAAAAAGCTGGAGGTGGAGAGAAGCTCAATGGGGATGTCAACCGTGCGGAGGCCAAGGCGGCAAAGCTCAATGGGAATGTCAGCAATGCAGAGGCAAAGGTGGCAAATTCGCCTATTGATGATTTGAATACTTTTACTTTTCAGAAGCCTGTTgaagtgcatcattcaaacggTGTCCATCATTTCGTGAGCAGTAATGGGCAACTTAGAGGCAGTAATGTGGAACTAGGTAGTAGTAGCGAGCATGAAGATAACTTCTATGTGTCCAACAAGAGAAGCAGTAATGTGGAACTGAGTAATGGTTCTGCTAGGGAAGATGATTTGTTGAAGCAAGTTGCCATGAGTCCAGGGAGAGATAGTGAACGTGAAGATTTCGTTGATCCGAAAGACTCCATGAGTGTCTCAAGTTACAACACTGATGGAGAGGGAAATTTTGGGGCAGAGCGTTCTGCACAGACCAGTACGCCCACGGGGGAATTTTATGATGCTTGGGATG AACTTTCATCTGAGAGCGGGCAAGGGCAGCAGCTTTCTGTTTCTGACCTTGAAGTTGAATTGCGTGAAATGAGATTGAGCCTCATAATGGAGATAGAGAAGCGGAAGCAAGTAGAAGAATCCTTGAATAACATGCGAAGGCAGCGGCAGAGGATTAGGGAACAGTTATCTCTTGTAGGATTCACACTCCCTGAAGATCCCACTGTTGCAAGTGGTCACGAGCAACTAGGTTCTGATCCTGCAGAAGATCTGTGCCAACAAGTTTATCTTGCTAGGTTTGTATCAAATACTATTGGGAGGGGATTGATAAGGGCtgagatggagatggagatggaagCTCAGGTCGAGTCAAAGAACTTTGAGATTGCTCGGTTGATGGACAAACTTCGTAACTATGAGGCTATGAATCAGGAAATGGTTCAGAGGAATCAGGATGTTCTTG AGATGGCACGGCGTGACAGGGAGAGAAGGGAAAGAAGACAAAGATGGGTATGGGGCTCGATCGCTACTGCTCTTACTCTTGGCACTGCAGCCTTGGCGTACTCATATATCCCGTCCAGCAGGGGATCGCCAGGCTTTGATTCTGAGGTTCCTGAAAGGAGTGATGCAGGCAAATGA